In Desulfovibrio sp. UIB00, the sequence GTACTGTTCGCCCTTATTCATAGGGTGCAGTATTTCTTTTTGCCAGAGACTTTGCGTGGGTAAGGCTTCAAGCGGAAAGTTTACCCACCTCAACAACGGAGTCGTTATGGCTGTTTCCATTTATGTCGGCAATCTGCCTTTTTCCGCCACCCAGGAAGGCGTTGAAGCCCTGTTCGCCCCCTACGGCGAAGCCCTTTCCGTCAAGCTCATCATGGATCGCGAAACCGGTCGCCCCCGTGGTTTCGGTTTTGTTGAAATGGACGAAGCCGATGCCCACAAGGCCATTGAAGCCCTGAACGGCGTTGACTTTGGCGGTCGCACCCTGCGCATCAACCAGGCCGAAGAACGTCGCCCCGCGCCCCGCCGCTGGTAGACCACAAATTTCCTTGAAAAAAAGCCGCTGCTCACGCAGCGGCTTTTTTTATTTGTAGCAACGAACCACTTCTAGCCTTTCTT encodes:
- a CDS encoding RNA-binding protein, whose amino-acid sequence is MAVSIYVGNLPFSATQEGVEALFAPYGEALSVKLIMDRETGRPRGFGFVEMDEADAHKAIEALNGVDFGGRTLRINQAEERRPAPRRW